From Juglans regia cultivar Chandler chromosome 8, Walnut 2.0, whole genome shotgun sequence, the proteins below share one genomic window:
- the LOC109002800 gene encoding cysteine--tRNA ligase, chloroplastic/mitochondrial isoform X3 — protein MLHLHCLPPSFEPRVSDHMLQIIDMIKQILDNGYAYRIDGDVYFNVYKFPEYGRLSGRKLEDNRAGERVAVDSRKKNPADFALWKAAKEGEPSWESPWGLGRPGWHIECSAMSAAYLGYSFDIHGGGMDLVFPHHENEIAQSCAACKESNIRYWIHNGFVTVDSEKMSKSLGNFFTIRQVIDLYHPLALRLFLMGTHYRSPINYSDVQLESASDRIFYIYQTLHDCVNVLSQNDVAVQVDLIPPDTANCINNFQNIFVDSMSDDLHTPVVLAAISEPLKTINDLLHTRKGKKQEFRIESLGALEKTIKNVLTVLGLVPTSYSEVLQQLREKALKRAKLTEDQVLEKIEERTAARRNKEYEKSDVIRKDLAAVGIALMDGADGTTWRPAVPLALQEEKVTAT, from the exons ATGTTGCATCTTCATTGCCTGCCACCTTCTTTTGAACCACGAGTATCAGATCACATGCTCCAAATCATTGATATGATCAAGCAG ATTCTTGATAATGGATATGCCTATAGAATTGATGGGGATGTGTACTTCAACGTATACAAGTTTCCAGAATATGGACGATTATCTGGGCGAAAACTAGAGGATAATCGAGCTGGTGAACGAGTTGCTGTGGACTCGAGAAAGAAAAATCCAGCTGATTTTGCTTTATGGAAG GCTGCAAAGGAAGGAGAGCCATCTTGGGAGAGCCCATGGGGTCTTGGAAGACCTGGGTGGCATATTGAGTGTAGTGCCATGAGTGCTGCTTATCTGGGTTACTCTTTTGACATTCATGGTGGAGGAATGGACCTTGTGTTTCCCCACCATGAGAATGAAATTGCTCAGAGCTGTGCTGCATGTAAAGAAAGCAATATAAGGTACTGGATCCACAATGGCTTTGTCACTGTTGACTCGGAGAAAATGTCCAAATCTCTTGGGAACTTCTTTACAATACGGCAG GTTATAGACCTTTACCATCCACTGGCTTTGAGACTTTTCTTGATGGGGACCCACTACCGATCTCCAATCAACTACTCTGACGTACAGCTTGAGAGTGCTTCAGATCGTATTTTCTACATTTATCAG ACATTGCATGATTGTGTAAATGTTCTAAGCCAGAATGATGTAGCTGTTCAAGTGGATCTTATCCCGCCTGATACTGCAAATTGCATCAATAACTTCCAAAACATTTTTGTGGATTCAATGTCAGATGACCTTCACACTCCTGTTGTTCTGGCTGCAATATCTGAACCACTGAAGACTATCAATGATCTTCTGCATACACGCAAG GGGAAGAAGCAAGAGTTTCGAATAGAATCACTTGGAGCTTTGGAAAAGACAATCAAGAATGTTCTGACTGTTTTAGGACTAGTGCCCACAAGTTACTCAGAG GTTTTGCAGCAGCTTAGGGAAAAAGCTTTGAAGCGTGCTAAGTTAACAGAAGACcaagttttggaaaaaatagaagaacgGACGGCAGCAAGAAGGAACAAGGAGTATGAAAAATCAGATGTAATTAGGAAAGATTTAGCTGCCGTTGGGATTGCTCTTATGGACGGTGCTGATGGGACTACTTGGAGGCCAGCGGTTCCACTTGCCCTCCAAGAGGAGAAAGTGACGGCAACTTGA
- the LOC109002800 gene encoding cysteine--tRNA ligase, chloroplastic/mitochondrial isoform X1 — protein MATLLKFCRPFCPIRFTNSMRPIRLTTHLSHNTLFFNPKPRRSSLIRSLSSSQPSELCLYNTMTKNKQVFEPKLEGRVGMYVCGVTAYDLSHIGHARVYVTFDILYRYLRHLGYEVLYVRNFTDVDDKIIARANELGEDPISLSRRYCEEFCQDMLHLHCLPPSFEPRVSDHMLQIIDMIKQILDNGYAYRIDGDVYFNVYKFPEYGRLSGRKLEDNRAGERVAVDSRKKNPADFALWKAAKEGEPSWESPWGLGRPGWHIECSAMSAAYLGYSFDIHGGGMDLVFPHHENEIAQSCAACKESNIRYWIHNGFVTVDSEKMSKSLGNFFTIRQVIDLYHPLALRLFLMGTHYRSPINYSDVQLESASDRIFYIYQTLHDCVNVLSQNDVAVQVDLIPPDTANCINNFQNIFVDSMSDDLHTPVVLAAISEPLKTINDLLHTRKGKKQEFRIESLGALEKTIKNVLTVLGLVPTSYSEVLQQLREKALKRAKLTEDQVLEKIEERTAARRNKEYEKSDVIRKDLAAVGIALMDGADGTTWRPAVPLALQEEKVTAT, from the exons ATGGCTACGCTCCTCAAGTTTTGCAGACCTTTCTGCCCCATCCGCTTCACTAACTCGATGCGGCCGATTCGACTCACCACTCACCTCTCCCATAATACCCTCTTCTTCAATCCGAAGCCCAGGAGGAGCAGCCTTATCCGTTCTTTGAGCTCGTCTCAGCCGTCGGAGCTGTGCTTGTACAACACAATGACCAAAAATAAGCAAGTGTTCGAGCCCAAATTGGAGGGCCGGGTCGGCATGTATGTCTGTGGAGTCACCGCCTATGATCTCAGCCATATCGGCCACGCTCGCGTCTATGTCACTTTTGATATTCTCTACAG ATATCTTAGGCATTTGGGATATGAAGTCCTTTATGTTCGGAATTTCACTGACGTGGACGACAAG ATAATTGCTCGGGCAAATGAATTGGGGGAGGATCCAATCAGTTTGAGCAGACGCTACTGTGAAGAGTTTTGTCAAGATATGTTGCATCTTCATTGCCTGCCACCTTCTTTTGAACCACGAGTATCAGATCACATGCTCCAAATCATTGATATGATCAAGCAG ATTCTTGATAATGGATATGCCTATAGAATTGATGGGGATGTGTACTTCAACGTATACAAGTTTCCAGAATATGGACGATTATCTGGGCGAAAACTAGAGGATAATCGAGCTGGTGAACGAGTTGCTGTGGACTCGAGAAAGAAAAATCCAGCTGATTTTGCTTTATGGAAG GCTGCAAAGGAAGGAGAGCCATCTTGGGAGAGCCCATGGGGTCTTGGAAGACCTGGGTGGCATATTGAGTGTAGTGCCATGAGTGCTGCTTATCTGGGTTACTCTTTTGACATTCATGGTGGAGGAATGGACCTTGTGTTTCCCCACCATGAGAATGAAATTGCTCAGAGCTGTGCTGCATGTAAAGAAAGCAATATAAGGTACTGGATCCACAATGGCTTTGTCACTGTTGACTCGGAGAAAATGTCCAAATCTCTTGGGAACTTCTTTACAATACGGCAG GTTATAGACCTTTACCATCCACTGGCTTTGAGACTTTTCTTGATGGGGACCCACTACCGATCTCCAATCAACTACTCTGACGTACAGCTTGAGAGTGCTTCAGATCGTATTTTCTACATTTATCAG ACATTGCATGATTGTGTAAATGTTCTAAGCCAGAATGATGTAGCTGTTCAAGTGGATCTTATCCCGCCTGATACTGCAAATTGCATCAATAACTTCCAAAACATTTTTGTGGATTCAATGTCAGATGACCTTCACACTCCTGTTGTTCTGGCTGCAATATCTGAACCACTGAAGACTATCAATGATCTTCTGCATACACGCAAG GGGAAGAAGCAAGAGTTTCGAATAGAATCACTTGGAGCTTTGGAAAAGACAATCAAGAATGTTCTGACTGTTTTAGGACTAGTGCCCACAAGTTACTCAGAG GTTTTGCAGCAGCTTAGGGAAAAAGCTTTGAAGCGTGCTAAGTTAACAGAAGACcaagttttggaaaaaatagaagaacgGACGGCAGCAAGAAGGAACAAGGAGTATGAAAAATCAGATGTAATTAGGAAAGATTTAGCTGCCGTTGGGATTGCTCTTATGGACGGTGCTGATGGGACTACTTGGAGGCCAGCGGTTCCACTTGCCCTCCAAGAGGAGAAAGTGACGGCAACTTGA
- the LOC109002800 gene encoding cysteine--tRNA ligase, chloroplastic/mitochondrial isoform X2, translating to MSVESPPMISAISATLASMSLLIFSTGRYLRHLGYEVLYVRNFTDVDDKIIARANELGEDPISLSRRYCEEFCQDMLHLHCLPPSFEPRVSDHMLQIIDMIKQILDNGYAYRIDGDVYFNVYKFPEYGRLSGRKLEDNRAGERVAVDSRKKNPADFALWKAAKEGEPSWESPWGLGRPGWHIECSAMSAAYLGYSFDIHGGGMDLVFPHHENEIAQSCAACKESNIRYWIHNGFVTVDSEKMSKSLGNFFTIRQVIDLYHPLALRLFLMGTHYRSPINYSDVQLESASDRIFYIYQTLHDCVNVLSQNDVAVQVDLIPPDTANCINNFQNIFVDSMSDDLHTPVVLAAISEPLKTINDLLHTRKGKKQEFRIESLGALEKTIKNVLTVLGLVPTSYSEVLQQLREKALKRAKLTEDQVLEKIEERTAARRNKEYEKSDVIRKDLAAVGIALMDGADGTTWRPAVPLALQEEKVTAT from the exons ATGTCTGTGGAGTCACCGCCTATGATCTCAGCCATATCGGCCACGCTCGCGTCTATGTCACTTTTGATATTCTCTACAG GCAGATATCTTAGGCATTTGGGATATGAAGTCCTTTATGTTCGGAATTTCACTGACGTGGACGACAAG ATAATTGCTCGGGCAAATGAATTGGGGGAGGATCCAATCAGTTTGAGCAGACGCTACTGTGAAGAGTTTTGTCAAGATATGTTGCATCTTCATTGCCTGCCACCTTCTTTTGAACCACGAGTATCAGATCACATGCTCCAAATCATTGATATGATCAAGCAG ATTCTTGATAATGGATATGCCTATAGAATTGATGGGGATGTGTACTTCAACGTATACAAGTTTCCAGAATATGGACGATTATCTGGGCGAAAACTAGAGGATAATCGAGCTGGTGAACGAGTTGCTGTGGACTCGAGAAAGAAAAATCCAGCTGATTTTGCTTTATGGAAG GCTGCAAAGGAAGGAGAGCCATCTTGGGAGAGCCCATGGGGTCTTGGAAGACCTGGGTGGCATATTGAGTGTAGTGCCATGAGTGCTGCTTATCTGGGTTACTCTTTTGACATTCATGGTGGAGGAATGGACCTTGTGTTTCCCCACCATGAGAATGAAATTGCTCAGAGCTGTGCTGCATGTAAAGAAAGCAATATAAGGTACTGGATCCACAATGGCTTTGTCACTGTTGACTCGGAGAAAATGTCCAAATCTCTTGGGAACTTCTTTACAATACGGCAG GTTATAGACCTTTACCATCCACTGGCTTTGAGACTTTTCTTGATGGGGACCCACTACCGATCTCCAATCAACTACTCTGACGTACAGCTTGAGAGTGCTTCAGATCGTATTTTCTACATTTATCAG ACATTGCATGATTGTGTAAATGTTCTAAGCCAGAATGATGTAGCTGTTCAAGTGGATCTTATCCCGCCTGATACTGCAAATTGCATCAATAACTTCCAAAACATTTTTGTGGATTCAATGTCAGATGACCTTCACACTCCTGTTGTTCTGGCTGCAATATCTGAACCACTGAAGACTATCAATGATCTTCTGCATACACGCAAG GGGAAGAAGCAAGAGTTTCGAATAGAATCACTTGGAGCTTTGGAAAAGACAATCAAGAATGTTCTGACTGTTTTAGGACTAGTGCCCACAAGTTACTCAGAG GTTTTGCAGCAGCTTAGGGAAAAAGCTTTGAAGCGTGCTAAGTTAACAGAAGACcaagttttggaaaaaatagaagaacgGACGGCAGCAAGAAGGAACAAGGAGTATGAAAAATCAGATGTAATTAGGAAAGATTTAGCTGCCGTTGGGATTGCTCTTATGGACGGTGCTGATGGGACTACTTGGAGGCCAGCGGTTCCACTTGCCCTCCAAGAGGAGAAAGTGACGGCAACTTGA
- the LOC109002804 gene encoding hydroxyproline O-galactosyltransferase HPGT3-like, giving the protein MESLPTTMKSERRSRSKPLQSSKPSLVMAFFSCLAWLYVAGRLWEDAENRKLLANLLYKNALQRPKVLTVEDKLMVLGCRDLERRIVEAEMDLTLAKSQGYLKDKLQQSGSSSGQKLLAVIGVYTGFGSRLKRNVFRGSWMPKGDALRKLEERGVVIRFVIGRSANRGDSLDRNIDEEYRSTKDFLILEGHEEAQEELPKKAKFFFSTAVQNWDAEFYVKVDDSIDLDLEGLIGLLDRRRGQDGAYIGCMKSGDVISDEGKSWYEPDWWKFGDEKSYFRHASGSLLILSKNLAQYININSASLKSYAHDDVSVGSWMMGLQATYIDENRLCCSSIRQDKVCSLA; this is encoded by the exons GGAGAGCTTACCGACCACGATGAAATCAGAGCGGCGGTCGAGATCTAAGCCTCTCCAGTCCTCCAAGCCCTCGCTCGTCATGGCTTTCTTCTCATGCCTCGCTTGGCTCTACGTTGCCGGCCG GTTGTGGGAAGATGCAGAGAACAGAAAATTGCTTGCCAATCTTCTTTACAAGAATGCCCTCcag AGACCCAAGGTTCTTACGGTTGAAGATAAGCTAATGGTGCTAGGATGCAG agatttgGAGAGGAGGATTGTGGAAGCTGAGATGGACTTGACGTTGGCTAAGAGTCAAGGGTACCTAAAGGACAAATTGCAGCAAAGTGGGTCTTCTTCTGGCCAAAAGCTTCTTGCTGTTATTGGAGTTTATACTGGATTTGGCAGTCGCTTGAAGCGAAATGTGTTTAGAGGGTCTTGGATGCCTAAAG GTGATGCCTTGAGAAAACTTGAAGAAAGAGGAGTGGTCATTCGTTTTGTAATTGGGCGGAG TGCTAATCGAGGTGATAGCTTAGATCGCAATATTGATGAGGAATATCGCTCAACAAAGGATTTCTTGATTCTT GAAGGTCACGAGGAGGCTCAAGAAGAGCTGCCTAAGAAAGCAAAGTTCTTCTTCAGTACTGCAGTTCAAAATTGGGATGCAGAATTTTATGTAAAAGTTGATGACAGTATAGACCTTGATTTGG AGGGGTTAATTGGACTTCTTGACCGTCGTCGTGGTCAAGATGGTGCTTACATTGGGTGCATGAAGTCAGGAGACGTGATATCCGATGA GGGAAAGTCTTGGTATGAACCTGACTGGTGGAAATTTGGCGATGAGAAGTC GTACTTCCGACATGCTTCTGGTTCTCTTCTTATACTCTCCAAGAATTTAGCTCAGTATATTAACATCAACAG TGCATCTCTTAAATCATACGCTCATGATGACGTATCAGTGGGTTCATGGATGATGGGCCTCCAAGCAACTTATATAGACGAGAACCGCCTTTGCTGCAGTAGCATTAGACAAG ACAAGGTGTGTTCCCTGGCTTGA